The following proteins are co-located in the Gossypium hirsutum isolate 1008001.06 chromosome A02, Gossypium_hirsutum_v2.1, whole genome shotgun sequence genome:
- the LOC107924815 gene encoding late embryogenesis abundant protein At5g17165, whose product MAANLKSGGGIASLGKRLLNRTSTRTPSLFISTSSPTRSPHASAYDKNLDDQVHAAVVPDDVIQPQSDKYWAPDPRTGVFGPATEQLNASAGGEQGIHSSGANSVLEEKAWFRPTSIEDLEKPHHH is encoded by the exons ATGGCAGCCAATTTGAAGAGTGGTGGAGGGATCGCCAGCTTGGGGAAGCGACTTCTTAACCGCACCTCCACTCGCACCCCTTCTCTTTTCATCTCCACTTCTTCACCTACCAG GAGTCCTCACGCGTCGGCATACGACAAGAACCTGGATGATCAGGTCCATGCGGCTGTGGTTCCTGATGATGTGATTCAGCCTCAATCGGACAAGTACTGGGCTCCTGACCCGCGGACAGGGGTATTTGGCCCTGCTACGGAGCAACTTAACGCATCTGCGGGTGGGGAGCAGGGCATCCATTCGAGTGGTGCAAACTCGGTCCTGGAGGAAAAGGCGTGGTTCCGCCCCACTAGTATTGAGGACTTGGAGAAGCCACACCATCACTAA